One genomic segment of Impatiens glandulifera chromosome 6, dImpGla2.1, whole genome shotgun sequence includes these proteins:
- the LOC124943019 gene encoding aspartyl protease family protein At5g10770-like has product MSSLSLIVFLFSSLSFIFFCFLDNGFAGADEIAGGRHLISVASLIPATTCSSSMPKVADDRKSSSAKVVHRNGPCSKLTNNDKATVNEFLIQDESRVKSIHSRAKINSASKTNTPLQDTDSISIPAKSGFSLGTRNFIVTVGLGTPKRDLSLIFDTGSDLIWTQCQPCEGTCYSQQEPIFDPSLSKSYKNVPCSSPQCSALISATGKQPRCLSSTNTCTYGIQYGDRSLSVGYLATETLTLSPTDIFPNLYFGCGENNQGLFNGAAGLIGLGRDPLSLVSQTAGKYGKYFSYCLPSSSSTGHLTFGKGKSNFANAKFTSLSSNSQLPSFYFIDIIGIKVGMKISPIPRSVFTNSGGTVIDSGTVITRLPPTAYTALKTEFRKQMSDYNLTNPRTLLDTCYDFSSYKSILVPKISFLFAGNVELSVPPNGIFFQASTAQVCLGFAGNTDDTSLGIFGNVQQQTLEVIYDVAGGKLGFAAGGCS; this is encoded by the exons ATGTCTTCTCTCtctttaattgtgtttttattttcttctctttccttTATCTTCTTCTGCTTTCTGGACAATGGTTTCGCCGGCGCCGACGAGATTGCCGGCGGTCGCCACCTTATCAGTGTCGCCTCTCTTATTCCGGCGACCACTTGCTCTTCTTCTATGCCCAAAG TTGCCGACGACCGGAAGTCATCGTCGGCAAAGGTAGTTCACCGGAACGGTCCATGTTCAAAGTTAACAAACAATGACAAAGCAACCGTGAATGAGTTCTTGATTCAAGACGAATCACGAGTCAAATCAATCCATTCTCGAGCCAAAATCAACTCGGCAAGCAAAACCAATACTCCTCTTCAAGACACcgattcaatttcaattccagcAAAATCCGGTTTCAGTCTCGGCACCAGAAACTTCATAGTAACCGTCGGTCTCGGCACACCAAAACGCGATCTCTCCTTAATCTTCGACACCGGCAGCGATCTAATCTGGACTCAATGTCAACCATGTGAAGGTACTTGTTACTCACAACAAGAACCAATATTCGATCCATCTCTTTCAAAATCATACAAAAACGTCCCATGTTCATCACCTCAATGCTCCGCTTTAATCTCCGCCACCGGGAAACAACCTCGCTGTTTATCCTCAACCAATACCTGTACCTACGGTATTCAATACGGCGATCGATCGTTATCTGTTGGTTATTTGGCTACCGAAACCCTAACCCTATCTCCAACTGACATTTTCCCCAATTTATACTTCGGATGTGGAGAAAACAATCAAGGCCTCTTCAACGGCGCCGCCGGACTAATCGGACTCGGCCGGGATCCTCTCTCACTCGTATCACAAACCGCCGGAAAATACGGTAAATACTTCTCATACTGCTTACCTTCTTCAAGCTCAACCGGTCATCTAACATTCGGAAAAGGGAAATCGAATTTCGCGAATGCGAAATTCACATCGTTAAGTTCAAATTCACAGTTACCATCATTCTACTTCATCGATATAATCGGGATTAAAGTTGGGATGAAGATTTCACCGATACCCAGATCCGTATTCACTAACTCCGGCGGGACTGTGATAGATTCCGGCACTGTGATAACTAGGTTACCGCCTACAGCTTATACAGCATTGAAAACGGAATTCAGGAAGCAAATGTCGGATTATAATTTGACGAATCCGCGTACTTTACTTGATACATGTTACGATTTCAGTTCTTATAAATCGATTCTTGTTCCGAAAATTAGCTTCTTATTCGCCGGAAACGTTGAGTTATCGGTGCCGCCGAACGGAATATTTTTTCAGGCGAGTACGGCTCAGGTGTGTTTGGGTTTCGCCGGAAATACGGATGATACGAGTTTGGGTATTTTTGGTAATGTTCAGCAACAGACTTTGGAAGTGATTTATGATGTCGCCGGAGGGAAACTCGGATTTGCCGCCGGCGGTTGTTcttaa